A window from Schistosoma haematobium chromosome 3, whole genome shotgun sequence encodes these proteins:
- the ORC5 gene encoding Origin recognition complex subunit 5 (EggNog:ENOG410V7D5~COG:L), producing the protein MTFHAGRLLVGREKEQQFLFSLMCKKNPLSTCFVITGPPGCGKSVLVSSTFELLEESCGMLWVLISCLESFVGTQGTCGTTSSRYFLELILQSIKCRYLPEADLCISCEDTSSFIDNLCQILLAIGARNTHDQTCVGLIFEQAERLCDGESLVLPLIIGLGASVNEKLNQLGNLHTPLLFTVLVTRLPWEKFNFGTFSFEPYVISVESYSRDQLARLLTSLLPSNASESRFNRFVDLLLTVCFPVCRNAGELIHLMNINWNAFNEPVNKGLVAADDEWGQWKLAQPYLKKSLSTLYLRHYGDSNLDSLSTKNAGRQNFLELPYLTRFLLIAAFMASHNPRSSDKKLLTKNSGRLSIRKKKQEKEVCKTQAEFTGPRIFTLDRLLAIFYVLVQNEFAKVPCTSILMSQIACLTACGLLSPSSQALSVGNSSTTGLSTTNSSANAISDLDPLANPKYRCLISLEIAKSIAQSVDFDLLSHLTENYNS; encoded by the exons ATGACGTTTCACGCAGGGCGTCTGTTGGTCGGTCGTGAAAAGGAGCAACAGTTTTTGTTTTCGTTAATGTGTAAA AAAAACCCTTTATCCACATGCTTTGTTATCACAGGCCCTCCGGGTTGTGGCAAATCAGTTTTAGTGTCCTCAACATTCGAACTTCTAGAAGAGTCTTGTGGAATGTTATGGGTGTTAATTAGCTGCCTAGAAAGCTTTGTGGGGACCCAAGGGACATGTGGAACTACTTCATCAAGATATTTTCTTGAATTGATTTTACAGTCGATTAAGTGTCGTTATCTGCCCGAAGCTGATTTATGTATTAGTTGTGAAGATACCTCCAGTTTCATAGATAACTTATGTCAAATTTTGCTAGCTATTGGAGCTAGAAATACTCATGACCAAA CTTGTGTGGGGTTAATTTTCGAACAGGCTGAGAGACTGTGCGATGGGGAATCACTAGTCCTCCCCTTAATCATCGGTCTTGGAGCTTCTGTAAATGAAAAGCTAAATCAATTAGGCAATCTTCACACACCACTGTTGTTCACTGTCCTGGTAACTAGGTTGCCATGGGAGAAGTTTAATTTCGGGACATTCAGTTTTGAACCTTATGTTATCTCTGTTGAAAGTTATTCTCGTGACCAGTTGGCAAGATTACTTACATCTTTGTTACCGTCTAATGCATCTGAATCTCGTTTCAACAGGTTTGTTGACTTACTATTAACAGTTTGCTTCCCTGTTTGTCGTAACGCTGGTGAACtcattcatttaatgaat ATAAACTGGAATGCTTTTAATGAACCTGTAAATAAAGGCTTGGTTGCCGCGGACGATGAATGGGGTCAATGGAAGTTGGCTCAACCATATCTCAAAAAGTCTTTGTCTACTCTGTATTTGCGTCATTATGGGGATTCAAATTTAGATTCTCTGTCTACGAAAAACGCTGGGAGACAAAATTTTTTGGAATTACCTTATTTGACTAGATTTTTACTTATTGCTGCATTTATGGCTTCACATAATCCCCGCTCATCGGACAAAAAGCTCCTGACAAAG AACTCCGGACGTTTAAGTATCCGTAAAAAGAAACAGGAAAAGGAAGTATGCAAG ACACAAGCAGAGTTTACTGGCCCTCGAATCTTCACCCTAGATcgcttgttggcaatattctatGTCCTAGTACAAAATGAATTTGCAAAAGTACCATGCACAAGTATTTTAATGAGTCAAATTGCCTGTTTAACAGCCTGTGGTCTTTTATCGCCAAGTTCACAGGCTTTGTCTGTTGGAAATTCATCTACTACTGGATTGAGTACAACAAATAGTTCAGCTAACGCTATATCTGATTTAGACCCTTTGGCTAACCCTAAATATCGTTGCTTGATAAGTTTAGAAATTGCTAAAAGTATAGCACAGTCGGTTGACTTTGATTTGTTATCTCATCTTACAGAGAATTATAACTCgtga